TTCAGGATGCGCTGATAAAGCCCCTTGGCCGAGATCGGCTTGGCGAGAAATTCGGTCACGCCGGCGTCGCGCGCCACGGTGACGCGCCGCTTCTCGGAATGACCGGTCAGCATGATGATGGGGGCGTAAGGATTACCCTTCGATTCCGGTTGCCGGATCATCTGGGCGAGTTCGAGACCGTCGAAGATCGGCATCGACCAGTCGGTGATGACGATGTCGGGGACATAGTGGCTGTACATCTCGAGCGCGGTGGCGCCGTCCTCGGACTCGTAGACCTCGCGCGCGCCGAACGAATGCAGCAGCGTCCGCAGGATGCGCCGCATATGCGGATTGTCGTCGCAAACGAGAAATCGCAGCTTGTTGAAATCGATGCGAAACATGGCGTGGCCCTGAGGAGATACCTGCCGGAAACGGTATATACCCGGCGTTAACCATATCGCGGGGCCGGTTAACGAATGGTTGCGATCCCGGCGCGGCGTCGCTCCGGGGCAGGAGCTCAATAGTTGAACTGCTCGCTCAGAATGCGCTCTTCCAGGCTGTGGCCGGGGTCGAACAGCATCCGCATCGAGATGGTCTTGTCGGACCGCACCTCGACCCGGCGGACGTCGCGCGCCTCGTCGTGGTCGGCCACCGCCGCCACCGGGCGCTTGTCGCCCTCGAGCACCTCGATGACGACATAGGCGGTGTTGGGCAGCAGCGCGCCGCGCCAGCGCCGCGGCCGGAACGGGCTGATCGGGGTCAGCGCCAAAAGCGGGGCGTTGATCGGCAGGATCGGCCCCTGTGCCGAGAGATTGTAGGCGGTGGATCCGGCCGGCGTCGCCACCATGACACCGTCGGCGATCAGTTCCGGCATGCGCTCGCGTTCGTCGATCAGGATTCGCAGGCGCGCCGCCTGATGAGTCTGGCGAAACAGGGAGACTTCGTTGATGGCGTGATGCAGATGCACCACTCCATGCACGTCGGTGGCGCGCATCAACAGCGGATGAATCAGGTTCTCGCGTGCCGCGGCGAGACGCGCATGCAGGTCGTTGGTGCTGAACTCGTTCATCAGAAAGCCGACGGTGCCGCGATGCATGCCGTAGATCGGCTTGCCCGAACGCATGTGCCGGTGCAGCGTCTGCAGCATCAATCCGTCGCCGCCGAGCGCCACCACGATGTCGGCTTCCTCAGGATCGTGATTGCCGTACAGCTCAACCAGCTGCGCCAGCGCCGCTTGCGCCTCCACGCCAGCGCTCGCGACGAAGGCGATCCGGTCATATCGCTTGGGGCTGTTCATGGGACGGCTGGCTCATCTCGGCGCCGGTGGGAGCAGGGGGCGCAGGGTCGTCTATACGACGTTGGCCGGAATTGTCGAGACGAGCGAAGCGTCCTTTTGCGGCGCACGTGCATGATCCCTGCTATTTTTCCTGCAGCGTTCGGATCGGGTCCCATTCGCCGGCCGGCGCCTGGCCCGCAAAGCTTCTCGCCCGCTCGAGAAATATGGCA
The genomic region above belongs to Bradyrhizobium sediminis and contains:
- a CDS encoding NAD kinase — encoded protein: MNSPKRYDRIAFVASAGVEAQAALAQLVELYGNHDPEEADIVVALGGDGLMLQTLHRHMRSGKPIYGMHRGTVGFLMNEFSTNDLHARLAAARENLIHPLLMRATDVHGVVHLHHAINEVSLFRQTHQAARLRILIDERERMPELIADGVMVATPAGSTAYNLSAQGPILPINAPLLALTPISPFRPRRWRGALLPNTAYVVIEVLEGDKRPVAAVADHDEARDVRRVEVRSDKTISMRMLFDPGHSLEERILSEQFNY
- a CDS encoding response regulator, translating into MFRIDFNKLRFLVCDDNPHMRRILRTLLHSFGAREVYESEDGATALEMYSHYVPDIVITDWSMPIFDGLELAQMIRQPESKGNPYAPIIMLTGHSEKRRVTVARDAGVTEFLAKPISAKGLYQRILNVVANPRPFIKTKTYFGPDRRRNTNTAYIGPERRIGGEVEVMQQPSLLDKARSTV